The Leptospira barantonii genome includes a region encoding these proteins:
- the dusA gene encoding tRNA dihydrouridine(20/20a) synthase DusA → MSENASKTPKRYPVSLAPMMDWTDRHFRYFLRLVSKHTFLYTEMIHTGAILHGDRHRFLSYSPEELPLAIQLGGDDAKALAESSKISEEYGYSEINLNVGCPSDRVREGNFGACLMETPQKVADLVSAMDAVVKIPVTVKCRIGIPGKETFEDLCKFIECVRQAGVRRFIVHARIAILGGLSPAQNRQIPPLRYADVEALKREFPDLLIEINGGIRTIAEMRERLKTNDGVMIGRAAYETPYLFSEVDSLFFGDDSPVLSRREIVLRMKEYVEEIVLKETNGKPHHALRHVLGLFHGERGARSFRRILTEGMYSDYSNDLLLKAMREIPDDSLDLISSV, encoded by the coding sequence ATGTCTGAAAATGCCTCCAAAACTCCGAAACGATATCCTGTTTCGCTCGCTCCGATGATGGATTGGACCGATCGGCATTTTCGATATTTTTTAAGACTCGTTTCCAAACACACGTTCTTATATACCGAGATGATTCATACGGGCGCGATCCTACACGGAGATCGTCATAGATTCTTATCCTATAGTCCCGAAGAACTTCCGCTTGCGATTCAATTGGGCGGGGACGACGCGAAGGCTCTCGCGGAATCTTCCAAGATCAGCGAAGAATACGGTTATTCCGAAATCAATCTCAACGTCGGTTGTCCAAGCGACCGCGTGAGAGAAGGAAACTTCGGCGCTTGTCTGATGGAAACTCCACAAAAGGTCGCCGATCTTGTCTCCGCGATGGACGCAGTCGTAAAAATTCCGGTTACCGTAAAGTGTAGAATCGGAATTCCCGGAAAAGAAACCTTCGAGGATCTTTGTAAGTTCATAGAATGCGTTCGCCAAGCGGGTGTTAGACGATTTATCGTTCATGCGAGGATCGCGATCTTGGGCGGACTTTCCCCGGCGCAAAACCGTCAGATTCCTCCCTTACGTTATGCGGACGTCGAAGCCTTAAAACGAGAATTCCCGGATCTTCTCATCGAGATCAACGGAGGAATTCGAACAATCGCCGAGATGCGGGAACGATTGAAGACGAACGACGGCGTGATGATCGGAAGGGCCGCCTATGAAACTCCGTATCTTTTTTCGGAAGTGGATTCCTTGTTTTTCGGGGACGATTCTCCTGTTTTGAGCAGAAGGGAGATCGTTCTTCGTATGAAAGAATACGTGGAAGAAATCGTTCTCAAGGAAACAAACGGAAAACCGCATCACGCGCTCAGACACGTTCTCGGTTTGTTTCACGGCGAAAGAGGAGCGCGCAGTTTCCGGAGAATTCTCACCGAAGGAATGTATTCCGATTACTCGAACGATCTTCTGTTGAAGGCGATGCGGGAAATTCCCGACGATTCGTTGGA
- a CDS encoding LIC10647 family lipoprotein: MRLSEVYQTSPKVLRRISILLIWICCSIHSSCRSLESFLESVILTAGVDSTKLTFSTSYSPLQEFVRSSGGTKDPANADRTVNQDPFKSVPFYTIGSIPRRLSATPFTGYFKILNYMAYSFSFIAPRTFRGNLLNFPDDGRIPTNFTEHTLYGLYPLPEPFGRKAEYLYIDYQFYATLYLAFLQFQNWNVGLGFNLGASIYDFDVLEKEVRVSSSRNKHRVISGVRFLYEYNIGQYFEDSIFYNTYLYFEFSSLGSLDRDPIKQTIPTSLGGTVPDLYLTMDTYRVGVRKEIQLSRPTADDLLRKDSGPGNESSPPKQTEPVPPRI, from the coding sequence ATGCGCCTTTCCGAAGTTTATCAGACATCCCCTAAGGTCTTACGAAGAATTTCGATTCTTTTGATCTGGATTTGTTGTTCGATTCATTCTTCCTGCAGAAGTTTGGAATCCTTTTTGGAATCCGTGATTCTTACCGCCGGTGTGGATTCCACAAAACTCACGTTTTCCACGAGTTATAGTCCCTTGCAAGAATTCGTACGAAGTAGCGGAGGAACCAAAGATCCCGCAAACGCGGACAGAACCGTAAACCAAGATCCGTTTAAATCGGTTCCTTTTTATACGATCGGTTCGATTCCGAGAAGACTTTCCGCAACGCCGTTCACCGGATATTTCAAAATTCTAAACTATATGGCGTATAGTTTTTCCTTTATCGCACCGAGAACGTTTCGCGGAAATCTTCTGAACTTTCCGGACGACGGAAGGATTCCAACGAACTTCACCGAACATACGTTATACGGTCTTTATCCTCTTCCGGAACCGTTTGGAAGAAAAGCGGAATATCTCTACATCGACTATCAGTTTTATGCGACCTTGTATCTCGCTTTTTTGCAGTTTCAAAATTGGAACGTGGGACTCGGATTCAACCTAGGAGCGAGCATCTACGACTTCGACGTCTTGGAAAAAGAAGTTCGAGTTTCCTCTTCGCGTAACAAACACCGCGTGATTTCCGGAGTTCGATTTTTATACGAGTACAACATCGGACAATATTTCGAGGATTCCATATTTTATAATACGTATTTGTATTTCGAGTTTTCAAGTTTGGGAAGTTTGGATCGGGACCCAATCAAACAAACGATTCCCACTTCGCTCGGCGGAACCGTTCCCGATCTTTATCTGACGATGGACACGTATCGAGTCGGAGTTCGAAAGGAAATCCAACTATCAAGACCGACCGCGGACGATTTGTTGCGCAAGGACAGCGGTCCCGGAAACGAATCCTCTCCTCCGAAACAAACCGAACCCGTTCCCCCGAGAATCTGA